Genomic DNA from Corylus avellana chromosome ca4, CavTom2PMs-1.0:
CATACTACTGACGCCGTCCATGCCTGAAAAATCTAAAAGTTGTACTCTTTTTCTACACCACTAGAGTCTGGCACCCTATCTTCACGCTACACGCGGAATGTTACCGCGTCAACAGATCATTCGCAGAACCTGTTTGTGTGTCCCTGCAGGGGCCAGGcttgtgaataaaaatatactcTTCCAACTACTCAATCTCAGCCATCGGCTTTTACTCTTCAATGTCGATTAAGGGTATTCAAGGCCAGCTTCTTGAGCTCACTGGTATGTAataccttctttctttttctatttacaaactaataacaaaaaaaaaaccatccatCTTTATGTCCCTCTTGTTCATCTTGGTTTTTTGTTTGCTGCAGTTGTCGGGTGCAGCAACTTGAAGGACACCGAGTTGTTTTCACGGCAGGCCCCGCACGTGTTGCTCGAATATGGTAGCACCAAGTTCCGCACCAGGACTTGCACTGgtttgttctctttttcctctgttttttttttttttttttttaagaaatatacGATCCTAGTCTGAGGCATGTTCATTTTTTGGTGGCACATAGATGATGATAAGAATCCGATATTCCAGGAGAAGTTTGTGTTTACGTTAATAGAAGGTCTTCGGGAGATAAATGTCTCCGTTTGGAACACCAATAGCCTTTCATCCGACATCTTCATCGGCAGTGCAaagtaatttcaattttttaaatgattttgtgTGGCTTTTTTTATACCCTTTTGGATAAATTTTACTGgggatggttttgatttttggtttttgttgggTACAGGGTTCAATTGCATAAGGTTCTTTCTCAGGGTCACGATGACACTACTTGGCCTCTTCAGACTAAAGGTGGCAGGTAAATACCACTTTATCTTTGAagtttaaacttataagaagagataatttaaacatttttttcaatttgcctcctcaaaactacaataaaaaatcaaaatgatttctTCCTTCAATACCTCACCTACAAAAAACAGAGGACAACATAACCAACAAGACCCCATTTGAGCAACCTCAGGAAACCAAACAAGCTTCCACCAAGTAACAGGGAATTGGTTGAATAACAATAGCTAGCTTTGCATTTTGGTGATTGTTAACATACATCTTTCTCCATGGCAGAAATGCAGGAGAAGTGCGATCAAAATTACATTATTCTAATGCCCTAGTAAGTTATATCGCTACATCATTACACCACTTTGGGTGATTATTGAATTCGATTTCCTTGTATTAATTCATGAAggttattttttcatatatgtgACCTAAATAATTGTATTGAATTATTACAGAAACCTGCAACAAGCTCTGCTTCATCGGCGCCGCATACGCCCCCTCCCTACGCACCTTGTGCCTCAACTCCATCTCCCTACTCTCCATACTCAGCTGCCTATCCTCCTCCACCGCGGGCACCTGCAGCTCCGGTTTACCCACCTCAGTTTTCCTACTCACCTCAATTTTCCTACACTTGGTACGCACCAAATTCAACAGGGTATCCACCATCTCCATATTCAACTTCACCTCCAGCTGACTGTCCTCCCCCACCTTACCCACCAACATCAACTTACCCAACCCCGGCACCTGCAACTCCTTACGCGCCTCCGGCCTATCCAGATCCATCTCCCTACTGCTCCTACGACCCAGCTAATTCAACAGGGTATCCATCATTTCCAGCTGCCTATCCTCCCCCACCTTACCCATAAACATCAGCTTATACACAAACAGATGATGATTTCACTGATTATGATGATTTCACTGATAATTGGTAACGGATTTTGATGGCTTTTTTCCTGTTAATTACCAAACCTTTGTGTAATGTTTAATTTGGACGCCACTTTGTAATTCCTAGGTAAATTTCTTTGTGGATGGCGTACGTATGTACTTTACAAAGTAAGTTtcactatttcttttttttttctttttttttaattataacttataaatatGATGATTTCAATGGTTTTGAGTTTATAGTTTAGAAGtaaaaatacaacaaattaaTTTGATGTTCTGTGAAAATAAGTTGCATTCAAGATCATAAttacagaatttttttttttttttaagaaaaaaaaattattttggtaatAGAATTCCTAAACACTCTTAATTAATTGAGTAATGGTATAtaccacaaaaacaaatatcccataaaaatatgatataacattattcttataTTGTGAATTTCAATGCACAATTtacaaaattacaacaaaatgaCTTGGCCGACGACACATAATCAATTACTCATAACACACGTCGACTTGAATAATTTTATGCGTTGTTCAACCCAAGAACCTTTATGCTTTAAAACAAGAGAAATGTTAAtgcttctcaaaaaaaaaaaaattcaaagtttgcttcttaaatgatgtgtcacaatcctatataatttatttttctttatcttatGGCAtcgtgacacatcatttgagtaGCATTCCTCTTAAAACAAACGAATTGAAGTTGAACAGCTAGCTTTGAGTTCAGTTAAAAAACTCCACTTCTTCCTCTTTATATATTGACAGCTCTGATTAACCTCAGGCGTAACCTCAATGTCGAGTGATCGGACGGTGGTGGTAAGCACCACGTACGTACAGTCCAAGATCGATTATTACTCTGAGGCAATTGAGGATATGGAGTGTAGGTGAAGGCAGATTTCAAGACAGTCATATTGGACCTGCTGGAAAAGTATACGTTGAATGAATGCTCCCAAGGTAAGTATACAAACGCCCAACGATGTCGTTTGTATAACTTTGAACTTTGAATCTTAACCATCCAAATCTCATAGGGTGAGTTTGACaacacattttttctttttctttttcttttactattCACAccacttttttccaaaaaaataaacatcaaaatattttattttttaaagataaatgcaaaatcagccTATGTGGTTagattaaattacaaatccctccatgtgtataaaaaataatttagaagtCAAAATAACAATCTGGTCCCTGCATTCAAATTCCTTagaatggtaaaaaaaaaaagaaatctcatagggtgtgtttggcaacacattttttcctttttttactattcacacaattttttccaaaaaataaacataaaaacattattactttttagggataaatacaaaatcagtctaTGTGGTCGGACTAAATTACCAATCCCTccatgtagtataaaaaataatttagaggtcCTCACTCCtcagggtaggccaaaataataatttaatcccTGCAATCAAATTCGGTCAAAACATTTGACGGATTCCGTTAGCATTCCATGTCAGCACCAATAAAATGATAGCACGTATccttcttaataaaaaaaaaaaaatactaaaaataaacatgtacaaaagaataaaaaaaaaaaaaaaagagaaagtgatattgaagaagaagaggggCTCATCTCTCCCTTGCAAGGTAAAGTTCGCTTGATTTCGTTCGTATGTGTGTTATTGAGTTACCCAAATCGGTTGATGGCCAGTTGAATTTCTTAATTAGCACAATTTTGTAGGATTCTCGGTGTGGGTTGGAATTAGAGATGGTGGAGTTATGATTTTGGGCAACCCATTTGTGTAATTTTGGTGATCGAGGAAGAGGGTGATTTTACGGAATTGGGGATGGTTTGGAAGccaagtttggaagaaaattttgatgtgaGTTGCTTTGGTATTATGAACTAATGGACgattgaaagaaaaatgga
This window encodes:
- the LOC132178897 gene encoding uncharacterized protein LOC132178897 — its product is MSIKGIQGQLLELTVVGCSNLKDTELFSRQAPHVLLEYGSTKFRTRTCTDDDKNPIFQEKFVFTLIEGLREINVSVWNTNSLSSDIFIGSAKVQLHKVLSQGHDDTTWPLQTKGGRNAGEVRSKLHYSNALKPATSSASSAPHTPPPYAPCASTPSPYSPYSAAYPPPPRAPAAPVYPPQFSYSPQFSYTWYAPNSTGYPPSPYSTSPPADCPPPPYPPTSTYPTPAPATPYAPPAYPDPSPYCSYDPANSTGYPSFPAAYPPPPYP